The Hemitrygon akajei chromosome 23, sHemAka1.3, whole genome shotgun sequence genome includes a window with the following:
- the LOC140715091 gene encoding interferon-induced protein with tetratricopeptide repeats 5-like, giving the protein MMYRLQDSVSLNLKYKAHSCNQLAFVNCLKGNYEEAIQNLKEAEKILREDNKDEFERRSIITYGNFAWVHYHMGQLTEAQSYLDKLEMICKPLSDGPRCTAMIPEVYGEKGWSLLRSTARYYEEAKECFEKALEEDPDNVQWNMGYATVLFRLEAIFGTKENREQSQSVKYLRRVLELDPDDSLAMVLLALKLQELKKKNEANELVEQALQKTSDYPKVLRNAAKFYRKEKDVEKAIMLLKKALEISPHSSVLHDQIGMCYRIKLLELIANPLSKDPQNPEFQQKADLFSDCKNHFGKAFEHRPKTAIKSQLDFADICVRNGEYSKADEIYSNLLKLDDTRPENVQTINLKAGLFHLFRRKSEDEGITLLKKALKIEIHTKVWKRAYEHLEKWANKKLYSNPHNSMALGAKGLLHQLVHNKSKAVECYEEALQFDPGNEEYLSALCQLRLSLEDHNDV; this is encoded by the coding sequence ATGATGTACAGATTGCAAGATTCTGTAAGTCTAAATTTGAAGTATAAAGCTCACTCCTGCAACCAACTCGCTTTTGTAAACTGCCTGAAGGGCAACTATGAAGAAGCAATTCAAAACTTAAAGGAAGCTGAAAAGATTCTGAGGGAGGACAACAAAGATGAATTTGAAAGAAGAAGCATCATCACCTATGGAAACTTTGCCTGGGTGCATTACCACATGGGACAACTGACAGAGGCCCAGTCCTATCTCGACAAGCTGGAGATGATCTGTAAACCGCTCAGTGACGGCCCTCGCTGTACAGCAATGATACCCGAGGTGTACGGGGAGAAGGGATGGTCATTGTTAAGATCTACAGCTCGATATTATGAGGAGGCAAAGGAATGCTTTGAGAAGGCTCTGGAAGAAGATCCTGATAATGTGCAATGGAACATGGGATATGCCACTGTACTATTTCGGTTGGAAGCAATTTTTGGAACCAAAGAGAATCgtgaacagagtcagtcagtgaagTATCTGCGTCGTGTGTTAGAGCTTGATCCCGATGACTCACTGGCCATGGTTCTGTTGGCTCTAAAACTTCAGGAGCTGAAGAAAAAGAATGAAGCAAATGAATTAGTTGAACAAGCATTGCAGAAAACCTCTGATTATCCAAAAGTGCTTCGCAACGCTGCAAAATTTTACCGAAAAGAAAAGGATGTGGAAAAAGCAATCATGTTGTTGAAGAAAGCATTAGAAATTTCCCCACATTCTAGCGTCCTGCATGACCAAATAGGCATGTGTTACAGAATCAAACTACTTGAATTAATTGCCAATCCTCTGAGCAAGGATCCTCAGAACCCAGAATTCCAACAAAAAGCAGATTTGTTCAGTGATTGCAAGAATCATTTTGGAAAGGCATTTGAGCATCGTCCAAAGACAGCCATTAAATCACAACTGGATTTTGCAGACATCTGTGTTAGAAATGGAGAGTATTCCAAAGCAGACGAGATCTACAGTAATCTGCTAAAATTAGATGACACTCGCCCAGAAAATGTGCAGACAATAAATTTAAAGGCTGGTTTATTTCATCTATTCcggaggaaatctgaagatgaagGTATCACATTGCTAAAGAAAGCATTGAAGATTGAAATTCACACAAAGGTATGGAAAAGagcttatgagcatttggagaaatggGCAAATAAGAAACTTTATAGCAATCCACATAACAGCATGGCCCTTGGTGCCAAAGGGCTACTGCATCAACTGGTTCACAACAAGTCCAAAGCTGTTGAATGTTATGAAGAAGCCTTGCAGTTTGATCCTGGCAATGAAGAATATCTCAGTGCTCTTTGTCAACTACGCCTTTCCCTGGAGGACCATAATGATGtttga
- the LOC140715342 gene encoding interferon-induced protein with tetratricopeptide repeats 5-like: MSNTPRDLLKENLDQLQCHFTWAPQKETIDLEDMMYRLQDSVSLNLKYKAHSYNQLAFVNCLKGNYEEAIQNLNEAEKILREDNKDEFERRSIITYGNFAWVHYHMGQLTEAQSYLDKLEMICKPLSDGPRCTAMIPEVYGEKGWSLLRSTARYYEEAKECFEKALEEDPDNVQWNMGYATVLFRLEAIFGTKENREQSQSVKYLRRVLELDPDDSLAMVLLALKLQELKKKKEANELVEQALQKTPDYPKVLRNAAKFYRKEKDVEKAIMLLKKALEISPHSSVLHDQIGMCYRIKLLELIANPLSKDPQNPEFQQKAELFSDCKNHFGKAFEHRPKTAVKSQLDFADICVRNGEYSKAEEIYSNLLKLDDTRPENVQTINLKAGLFHLFRRKSEDEGITLLKKALKIEIHTKVWKRAYEHLEKWANKKLYSNPHNSMALGAKGLLHQLVHNKSKAVECYEEALQFDPGNEEYLSALCQLRLSLEDHNDV; this comes from the exons ATGAG CAACACACCGAGAGATCTGTTGAAAGAGAATCTCGATCAGCTTCAGTGTCACTTCACGTGGGCCCCGCAGAAGGAAACCATTGACTTGGAAGATATGATGTACAGATTGCAAGATTCTGTAAGTCTAAATTTGAAGTATAAAGCTCACTCCTACAACCAACTCGCTTTTGTAAACTGCCTGAAGGGCAACTATGAAGAAGCAATTCAAAACTTAAATGAAGCTGAAAAGATTCTGAGGGAGGACAACAAAGATGAATTTGAAAGAAGAAGCATCATCACCTATGGAAACTTTGCCTGGGTGCATTACCACATGGGACAACTGACAGAGGCCCAGTCCTATCTCGACAAGCTGGAGATGATCTGTAAACCGCTCAGTGACGGCCCTCGCTGTACAGCAATGATACCCGAGGTGTACGGGGAGAAGGGATGGTCATTGTTAAGATCTACAGCTCGATATTATGAGGAGGCAAAGGAATGCTTTGAGAAGGCTCTGGAAGAAGATCCTGATAATGTGCAATGGAACATGGGATATGCCACTGTACTATTTCGGTTGGAAGCAATTTTTGGAACCAAAGAGAATCgtgaacagagtcagtcagtgaagTATCTGCGTCGTGTGTTAGAGCTTGATCCCGATGACTCACTGGCCATGGTTCTGTTGGCTCTAAAACTTCAGGAgctgaagaaaaagaaagaagcaaATGAATTAGTTGAACAAGCATTGCAGAAAACCCCTGATTATCCAAAAGTGCTTCGCAACGCTGCAAAATTTTACCGAAAAGAAAAAGATGTGGAAAAAGCAATCATGTTGTTGAAGAAAGCATTAGAAATTTCCCCACATTCTAGTGTCCTGCATGACCAAATAGGCATGTGTTACAGAATCAAACTACTTGAATTAATTGCCAATCCTCTGAGCAAGGATCCTCAGAACCCTGAATTCCAACAAAAAGCAGAGTTGTTCAGTGATTGCAAGAATCATTTTGGAAAGGCATTTGAGCATCGTCCAAAGACAGCTGTTAAATCACAACTGGATTTTGCAGACATCTGTGTTAGAAATGGAGAGTATTCCAAAGCAGAAGAGATCTACAGTAATCTGCTAAAATTAGATGACACTCGCCCAGAAAATGTGCAGACAATAAATTTAAAGGCTGGTTTATTTCATCTATTCcggaggaaatctgaagatgaagGTATCACATTGCTAAAGAAAGCATTGAAGATTGAAATTCACACAAAGGTATGGAAAAGagcttatgagcatttggagaaatggGCAAATAAGAAACTTTATAGCAATCCACATAACAGCATGGCCCTTGGTGCCAAAGGGCTACTGCATCAACTGGTTCACAACAAGTCCAAAGCTGTTGAATGTTATGAAGAAGCCTTGCAGTTTGATCCTGGCAATGAAGAATATCTCAGTGCTCTTTGTCAACTACGCCTTTCCCTGGAGGACCATAATGATGTTTGA